The following proteins are encoded in a genomic region of Acidobacteriota bacterium:
- a CDS encoding endonuclease/exonuclease/phosphatase family protein, with protein sequence MLRKLAALAVCALAVIAFPTNAAKPDANVPVTMMTQNMDDGTDLTYIIGVLTGQFPATVAEAVDLTFAELQASNFEGRAKVMAARIAAKKPDILALQEAVLWRFGPDPDTADFPVFDQLALLQAALVKARAPYDLVAVQSLNDLALPGDLIGGALRFTDRNAVLVRSDLKRPKFYLDNLQTHTFVNFLPFAPGLNVIAGYISGEVHVGDKWFRFATTHLETPIAGVPAATLVQMAQAEELILAMQGGTTPVVICGDFNSDANHGGFVDDTPTVGIFEAAGYTEGWPATHGRGDLGLTWPLYLEDQYPAPPFFAESKPFERIDLFFFKGDIRLINSERVIAPVQGHSMPPYASDHAGVIATFKP encoded by the coding sequence ATGCTGCGAAAACTCGCGGCCCTTGCTGTTTGTGCCCTCGCCGTCATCGCGTTCCCGACCAACGCCGCAAAGCCCGATGCGAACGTGCCCGTCACGATGATGACCCAGAACATGGATGACGGGACGGACCTGACGTACATCATCGGAGTCCTGACGGGTCAGTTCCCCGCGACCGTTGCCGAGGCCGTCGACCTCACCTTCGCCGAGCTCCAGGCGAGCAACTTCGAGGGACGCGCCAAGGTGATGGCGGCCCGGATCGCCGCCAAGAAGCCCGACATCCTCGCCCTCCAGGAAGCCGTTCTCTGGAGGTTCGGGCCCGATCCCGACACGGCCGACTTCCCCGTCTTCGACCAACTCGCCCTTCTCCAGGCGGCGCTCGTGAAGGCCCGCGCCCCCTACGACCTCGTCGCGGTCCAGTCGCTGAACGACCTCGCGCTGCCGGGCGACCTGATCGGCGGCGCCCTCCGATTCACCGACCGGAACGCCGTCCTCGTCCGCTCCGATCTGAAACGGCCGAAGTTCTACCTGGACAACCTCCAGACGCATACGTTCGTCAATTTCCTCCCGTTCGCGCCGGGCCTGAACGTGATCGCGGGCTACATCTCCGGCGAAGTCCACGTGGGCGACAAGTGGTTCCGTTTCGCGACGACTCATCTCGAGACTCCGATCGCGGGCGTTCCGGCGGCGACTCTCGTCCAGATGGCGCAGGCGGAGGAGCTGATCCTGGCGATGCAGGGCGGCACGACCCCGGTCGTGATCTGCGGCGACTTCAACTCCGACGCGAACCACGGCGGCTTCGTGGACGACACGCCGACGGTCGGCATCTTCGAGGCCGCCGGATATACGGAGGGCTGGCCGGCGACCCACGGCCGGGGTGACCTCGGGCTCACATGGCCGCTCTACCTCGAGGACCAGTACCCGGCGCCCCCGTTCTTCGCCGAGTCGAAGCCCTTCGAACGGATCGACCTCTTCTTCTTCAAGGGTGACATCCGGTTGATCAACTCCGAGCGCGTGATCGCGCCCGTCCAGGGCCACTCCATGCCGCCCTACGCGTCCGACCACGCCGGCGTGATCGCGACCTTCAAGCCGTAG
- a CDS encoding LysR family transcriptional regulator: MDVAALRVFLMVAEERGFSKAAVRLFRTQSAVSQAVRRLEDELKADLFDRTTHDVRLTEAGKTLLGYAERVLAVAEEAERAVRDLKDVKRGRVVIGANEAGLEVVIPLIGRFRETHPGVEFEVKRSPSRLLGADVLAVALDFGVVAFVPPEEGLKTVVLASDELVVLSLPSHPFAKKQRVTLEEFGRETVIAHSDPSPARERVLRTYSERGVALNIKISLPSLDGVKRAVERGMGVALLPRRTALSEIEAGRLAATTLPELRRPRDLRLVYRAAGNFGPAAHAFLEMVREARASER, translated from the coding sequence ATGGACGTAGCCGCCCTGCGCGTCTTCCTGATGGTGGCCGAGGAGAGGGGCTTCTCGAAGGCGGCCGTGCGCCTGTTCCGCACGCAGTCGGCCGTCAGCCAGGCCGTCCGCCGGCTCGAGGACGAGCTGAAAGCCGACCTTTTCGACCGCACGACGCACGACGTCCGGCTGACCGAGGCCGGCAAGACGCTCCTCGGCTACGCCGAGCGCGTCCTCGCCGTGGCAGAAGAGGCCGAGCGGGCCGTGCGCGACCTCAAGGACGTCAAGCGCGGGCGCGTCGTGATCGGCGCGAACGAGGCGGGCCTCGAGGTCGTGATCCCGCTCATCGGCCGCTTCCGCGAGACGCACCCGGGCGTCGAGTTCGAGGTGAAACGCTCGCCTTCGCGGCTCCTCGGGGCCGACGTCCTCGCCGTAGCGCTCGACTTCGGCGTCGTCGCCTTCGTGCCTCCCGAGGAGGGGCTGAAGACCGTCGTCCTCGCCTCCGACGAGCTCGTCGTCCTCTCGCTCCCGTCGCACCCGTTCGCGAAGAAACAGCGCGTCACTCTGGAGGAGTTCGGGCGCGAGACCGTCATCGCGCACAGCGACCCCTCGCCCGCCCGCGAGCGCGTGCTCCGCACGTACTCCGAGCGCGGCGTCGCTCTGAACATCAAGATCTCGCTGCCGAGCCTCGACGGCGTCAAGCGCGCGGTCGAGCGCGGGATGGGTGTCGCCCTGCTCCCCCGCCGCACGGCGCTCTCCGAGATCGAGGCCGGCCGCCTCGCGGCGACCACGCTGCCCGAGCTGCGCCGCCCGCGCGACCTGCGGCTCGTCTACCGCGCGGCCGGCAACTTCGGCCCCGCGGCGCACGCGTTCCTGGAGATGGTGCGGGAGGCCCGCGCCTCCGAGCGCTGA
- the ilvD gene encoding dihydroxy-acid dehydratase, giving the protein MEARENVKSDAIKKGPARAPARAMLRATGLTPADLERPLVAVVHPWTDLGPCNFSLRALAEEVKAGIREAGGTPFEFGTIAISDGISMGTDGMRASLVSREVIADSIELAVSGHALDAVVALCGCDKTIPGAAMALARLDIPSVALYGGSIEPGKVAGKDLTIQEVFEAVGAHAAGKISDEKLCDVEAGACPGAGACGGQFTANTMATALTFLGLSPMGANDVPATDPAKAGVARAVGRLVMDRLKDGLTPSKILTRAAFENAIASVAATGGSTNAVLHLLAIAREAGVPLVLDDFDSISARTPLFVDLKPGGRFTAPDLARAGGSRLVARRLVEAGLLKNAKTVSGRTLFEEAEDAVETPGQEVVRPVSKALKPHGGLAILRGTLAPEGAVVKLAGHERLRHTGPARVFDGEIAAFAAVQARAIVAGDVVVIRNEGPKGAPGMPEMLAVTAALVGQGLGESVALVTDGRFSGATHGFMVGHVSPEAASGGPIAYVKDGDRVTLDVVARRLDVQIGEADMAARRRAYRAPAPRATGGVLAKYARLVSSASDGAVTGTFAGVEASEPATTVPAGRTA; this is encoded by the coding sequence ATGGAGGCCAGGGAAAACGTGAAGAGCGACGCGATCAAGAAAGGCCCGGCGCGGGCTCCCGCGCGCGCGATGCTGCGCGCGACCGGCCTGACGCCCGCCGACCTCGAGCGCCCGCTCGTCGCCGTCGTCCACCCGTGGACGGACCTCGGCCCGTGCAACTTCTCGCTGCGCGCGCTCGCCGAGGAGGTCAAGGCCGGCATCCGCGAGGCCGGCGGCACGCCGTTCGAGTTCGGGACGATCGCGATCTCCGACGGCATCTCGATGGGGACGGACGGCATGCGCGCCTCGCTCGTCTCGCGCGAGGTCATCGCGGACTCGATCGAGCTGGCGGTCTCCGGCCACGCGCTCGACGCCGTCGTCGCGCTCTGCGGCTGCGACAAGACGATCCCCGGCGCCGCGATGGCGCTGGCCCGTCTCGACATCCCCTCGGTCGCCCTCTACGGCGGCTCGATCGAGCCGGGGAAGGTCGCGGGCAAGGACCTCACGATCCAGGAGGTCTTCGAGGCCGTCGGCGCGCACGCGGCCGGGAAGATCTCCGACGAAAAGCTCTGCGACGTCGAAGCCGGCGCGTGTCCCGGCGCGGGCGCCTGCGGCGGCCAGTTCACGGCGAACACGATGGCGACGGCGCTGACGTTCCTCGGGCTCTCGCCGATGGGCGCGAACGACGTCCCGGCGACCGACCCCGCCAAGGCGGGCGTCGCGCGCGCCGTGGGAAGGCTCGTCATGGACCGCCTGAAGGACGGCCTCACGCCGTCGAAGATCCTGACGCGCGCCGCGTTCGAGAACGCGATCGCGTCCGTCGCGGCGACGGGCGGCTCGACGAACGCGGTTCTCCACCTTCTCGCGATCGCGCGCGAGGCGGGCGTGCCGCTCGTTCTCGACGACTTCGACTCGATCTCGGCGCGGACGCCGCTCTTCGTCGACCTCAAACCGGGCGGCCGCTTCACGGCGCCCGACCTCGCCCGCGCGGGCGGCTCGCGTCTCGTCGCGCGGCGCCTCGTGGAAGCGGGCCTCCTGAAGAACGCGAAGACCGTCTCGGGCCGCACGCTCTTCGAAGAGGCGGAGGACGCCGTCGAGACGCCCGGGCAGGAAGTCGTCCGCCCGGTGTCGAAGGCGCTCAAGCCGCACGGCGGGCTCGCGATCCTGCGCGGCACGCTCGCGCCCGAGGGCGCCGTCGTGAAGCTCGCGGGACACGAGCGGCTGCGCCACACGGGTCCGGCCCGGGTGTTCGACGGCGAGATCGCGGCGTTCGCGGCCGTGCAGGCGCGCGCGATCGTGGCCGGCGACGTCGTCGTGATCCGCAACGAGGGGCCGAAGGGCGCGCCGGGGATGCCCGAGATGCTCGCCGTGACGGCCGCGCTCGTGGGGCAGGGGCTCGGCGAGTCCGTCGCGCTCGTGACGGACGGCCGCTTCTCCGGGGCGACGCACGGCTTCATGGTGGGCCACGTCTCGCCCGAGGCCGCGTCCGGCGGTCCGATCGCCTACGTGAAGGACGGCGACCGCGTGACGCTGGACGTCGTCGCGCGCCGCCTCGACGTCCAGATCGGCGAGGCCGACATGGCCGCCCGCCGCCGCGCGTACCGCGCCCCCGCGCCGCGCGCGACGGGCGGAGTCCTCGCGAAGTACGCCCGCCTCGTCTCGTCGGCCTCCGACGGCGCCGTGACCGGGACGTTCGCGGGAGTCGAGGCGTCCGAGCCGGCGACCACCGTTCCCGCGGGGAGGACCGCATGA
- the ilvB gene encoding biosynthetic-type acetolactate synthase large subunit, which produces MADELVAQGVTHIFGHPGGAALPLYDALHSSPIRHLLMRHEQGAAHAAQGFARATGRPGVCLATSGPGATNLVTGLTDAMLDSTPVVALTAQVATSLLGRDGFQEADIVGMTQGITKHNWLVLEPDDVASTVRYAFRVAAMGRPGPVLVDVPRDVLQGEVASEGPYDDPANIADVQRRADAVSLRRAAFAISNARRPVLYVGGGVISSGASAEVRRLAHKTRIPVTTTLMGKGAFPETDPLSLGMLGMHGTAYANWAMHESDLIIALGARFDDRITGKLATFAPHAKIVHLDIDPVEIGKIRKADYPLHGDAKTVLKQLLPLVGAPHTNGWHDRIAAWKDEAPLAYEQTGDVILPQFAIETLWKMTRGLRPIVTTDVGQHQMWAAQFWKCDEPNTFITSGGLGTMGFGLPAAIGAQCGMPDRLVINLNGDGSFQQTMQAMATAVEENLPIKVIVLDNQNLGMVRQWQDLFYERRFFAVELKNPDFAKLAEAFGAAAFRVNRPEELVPAYEAALAVNDRPALVHVRTDGNENCYPMWPAGQSIDTMVVSDPRKKS; this is translated from the coding sequence ATGGCCGACGAGCTGGTCGCGCAGGGCGTGACGCACATCTTCGGCCACCCGGGCGGCGCCGCGCTGCCTCTTTACGACGCGCTCCACAGCTCGCCGATCCGCCACCTCCTCATGCGGCACGAGCAGGGCGCCGCGCACGCCGCGCAGGGTTTTGCGCGCGCGACGGGCCGCCCCGGCGTGTGCCTCGCGACGTCCGGCCCGGGCGCGACGAACCTCGTCACCGGCCTGACGGACGCGATGCTCGATTCGACGCCCGTCGTCGCCCTCACGGCGCAGGTCGCGACGTCGCTTCTCGGCCGCGACGGCTTCCAGGAAGCCGACATCGTCGGGATGACGCAGGGAATCACGAAGCACAACTGGCTCGTCCTCGAGCCCGACGACGTCGCCTCCACGGTCCGTTACGCGTTCCGCGTCGCGGCCATGGGGCGCCCGGGGCCCGTCCTCGTCGACGTGCCGCGCGACGTCCTGCAGGGCGAGGTTGCGTCCGAGGGCCCGTACGACGACCCTGCGAACATCGCGGACGTTCAGAGGCGCGCGGACGCGGTGTCGCTCCGCCGCGCGGCCTTCGCGATCTCGAACGCGCGCCGCCCGGTCCTCTACGTGGGCGGCGGCGTGATCTCGTCGGGTGCGTCCGCCGAGGTGCGGCGCCTCGCGCACAAGACGCGAATCCCCGTGACGACGACGCTCATGGGCAAGGGCGCGTTCCCCGAGACGGACCCGCTCTCCCTCGGGATGCTCGGGATGCACGGCACGGCGTACGCGAACTGGGCGATGCACGAGAGCGACCTCATCATCGCGCTCGGCGCGCGCTTCGACGACCGCATCACCGGCAAGCTCGCGACGTTCGCGCCGCACGCGAAGATCGTCCACCTCGACATCGACCCGGTCGAGATCGGGAAGATCCGCAAGGCGGACTACCCGCTGCACGGCGACGCGAAGACGGTGCTGAAGCAGCTGCTCCCGCTCGTCGGCGCGCCGCACACGAACGGCTGGCACGACCGGATCGCGGCGTGGAAGGACGAGGCGCCGCTCGCCTACGAGCAGACGGGCGACGTCATCCTCCCGCAGTTCGCCATCGAGACGCTCTGGAAGATGACCCGCGGCCTCCGTCCGATCGTCACGACCGACGTCGGCCAGCACCAGATGTGGGCCGCGCAGTTCTGGAAGTGCGACGAGCCGAACACGTTCATCACGTCGGGCGGCCTCGGCACGATGGGCTTCGGCCTCCCGGCCGCGATCGGCGCGCAGTGCGGGATGCCCGACCGCCTCGTGATCAACCTGAACGGCGACGGCAGCTTCCAGCAGACGATGCAGGCGATGGCGACGGCCGTCGAGGAGAACCTCCCGATCAAGGTGATCGTCCTCGACAACCAGAACCTCGGGATGGTCCGCCAGTGGCAGGACCTCTTCTACGAGCGCCGCTTCTTCGCGGTGGAGCTGAAGAACCCCGACTTCGCGAAGCTCGCCGAGGCGTTCGGGGCCGCCGCGTTCCGCGTCAACCGTCCCGAGGAGCTCGTCCCGGCCTACGAGGCCGCGCTCGCCGTGAACGACCGCCCCGCGCTCGTCCACGTGCGGACGGACGGCAACGAGAACTGCTACCCCATGTGGCCCGCCGGCCAGTCCATCGACACGATGGTCGTGTCGGATCCCCGGAAGAAGAGCTGA